The sequence GCTTCGTTGGAGAATAGACCTCTAGCTACTCCCCATCTTATAACGGTACCTACTGCACCACCGGCAACTGCCTGTCCAGTGAATGCGTCTTTGAATACGAGGGCTATTGCAGATGGCAGCTGACCAGCGTACTTAATCCAGACACCAATTGCAAAGATGAAGTAGATTATTGCCATAAAGGGAACTAGAGCCTCTGCAACTTCTCCGATTCTCTTAATTCCACCAACGATAACTATGAAGGTTATGAACGCGAAGAAGATACCTGTTATCCATGTTGGAACGTTGAATGCCTGCTTCATTCCCAATGCTAGGGAGTTTGCCTGTGTCATGTTTCCAATTCCAAATGCTGAAATTGCCGCAAATAACGCGAAGAGTATTGCCAAGGTTTTGCCAAGGGTTGGAAGTGAGCGCCCTGTTAATAGATACAGCGCCAGTATGAGGAAGAGAATTGCTATTATGATAGCTAGTGCCATTAATCCTCCGCTTAGCTTTGTAGCTTCATACCCGATGAATATTGCGAAGAGGATTATGAACAGCCCAGCTATTGTCCTGAAAGTTGGTGAGATTTCCTCTTCTGCCAGTCCTCTCTCTAAGAAGTTGAAGGTTCCACCGATCATTGTTCCATCTGGCAACTTGCTTCTAAAGGCAACTCCCAAAAGTCCCTCCGAGTACCTAGTTGCCATTCCAACGAGAGCTGTGACCCACATCCAGAACAGTGCACCCGGTCCTCCGGCAGCTATTGCAGTTGCTACACCCGCTATGTTTCCTATACCAACTGTTCCA comes from Thermococcus litoralis DSM 5473 and encodes:
- a CDS encoding alanine/glycine:cation symporter family protein, yielding MSAIMDFINWLDGMVWGPPIMILLVGTGLLLTIYLGGIQFRRLGWSIRFTLFEGRKKQGEGDITPFQALMATIAGTVGIGNIAGVATAIAAGGPGALFWMWVTALVGMATRYSEGLLGVAFRSKLPDGTMIGGTFNFLERGLAEEEISPTFRTIAGLFIILFAIFIGYEATKLSGGLMALAIIIAILFLILALYLLTGRSLPTLGKTLAILFALFAAISAFGIGNMTQANSLALGMKQAFNVPTWITGIFFAFITFIVIVGGIKRIGEVAEALVPFMAIIYFIFAIGVWIKYAGQLPSAIALVFKDAFTGQAVAGGAVGTVIRWGVARGLFSNEAGLGTATLAHAAARTDHPSRQAHVAMLGPFIDTLIICSLTGISIVATGAWETGKTSTPLTQEAFARAFGHIGEAMVVIGVILFAYSTVLAWSFYGRQNIMYLAKWIEGDPEKFAKLYPKLHLIYNLLFVVFLYIGATTALENVWTFSDMMNGLMAIPNLVGLILLATVIKRYTDEFVSANP